Proteins found in one Cardiocondyla obscurior isolate alpha-2009 linkage group LG03, Cobs3.1, whole genome shotgun sequence genomic segment:
- the Pcif1 gene encoding mRNA (2'-O-methyladenosine-N(6)-)-methyltransferase → MNEVSGGKQDVPNTSNWEALSGQSVSSLPAIHHHHQTMQQDTNSTQVAQVIVPTPVKLQTPILTPAQNVVEHCPQVGHIQQPPLITQGVPPGSFPELELSLELQQQGWKKFWSKRENRPYFWNKLTGESLWIVPSLKPQFDPITDPLGICGAPPPPGNGTIPPSTPGATLKRRASEDGAVPPPKKFVLAGPWDLDIPTNVIIYERAPSNLMHVHPEAEALRCALLAKLRQCYQELCHTRESIDAPKDSFNRWLMERKVIDCGSDPLLPSQCFPEISMSMYREIMNDIPIKLVRPKFTGDARKQLSRYAEAAKKMVESRAASPESRKVVKWNAEDTFQWLRRTVGATFDDFQDRLAHLKRQCQPHLTATVKVSVEGICLKIYHLSTEYAKKVKDKNNQILKDNGLGDVIPLGGPASTQRKVWCYPVQFSLPTPRLPQVDYLPEREQIMLRFHGDTMYINNTHFAKLEHLYRYNSFDDKKFEMFLSRVWCMLKRYQTYLGINEGHATQMALPVTVFECLQRSFGVTFECFASPLNCYFRQYCSAFADTDSYFGSRGPFLDFRPISGSFQANPPYCEELMEAMVNHFERLLADSTEPLSFVVFLPEWRDPAPNALIKLEGSHFKRKQVVVPAMEHEYRHGFQHILPKGEVNIRAVHGTLVVWLQNPAGAARWGPTEERVEALLEAWRPGRERERDRQELLSPPRQTHQPISTTPVPVPPTPTTPTVPPVQALQSHPI, encoded by the exons ATGAATGAAGTAAGTGGAGGAAAACAAGATGTTCCCAATACCTCAAATTGGGAAGCTTTATCAGGGCAATCAGTGTCTTCATTGCCAGCTATACATCATCATCATCAAACTATGCAGCAGGATACAAATTCAACACAAGTAGCACAAGTTATAGTTCCTACTCCTGTTAAACTTCAAACTCCCATATTAACACCTGCACAAAATGTAGTTGAACACTGCCCACAAGTTGGTCACATACAACAACCACCTCTTATAACTCAG GGTGTACCACCAGGTAGCTTTCCAGAGCTTGAGTTATCTCTGGAGCTGCAACAACAAGGTTGGAAGAAATTTTGGAGTAAACGAGAAAATCGACCGTATTTCTGGAATAAATTAACTGGGGAATCTTTGTGGATAGTACCTTCTTTGAAACCTCAG TTCGATCCGATTACTGACCCCCTTGGCATTTGTGGTGCCCCACCTCCGCCTGGAAATGGAACCATTCCTCCCAGTACGCCCGGCGCTACATTGAAACGAAGAGCGTCGGAGGATGGAGCTGTTCCGCCACCAAAGAAATTTGTGTTGGC GGGTCCATGGGATTTGGACATACCTACGAATGTTATAATATATGAACGTGCACCATCAAATTTGATGCATGTTCATCCTGAAGCGGAAGCGCTTCGCTGTGCGTTATTGGCAAAACTCCGACAGTGCTATCAAGAATTATGTCACACTCGTGAATCTATAGATGCGCCAAAAGATTCTTTCAACAGGTGGCTGATGGAACGGAAAGTTATTGATTGCGGCTCAGATCCATTGCTGCCAAGTCAATGTTTCCCCGAGATTTCAATGTCGATGTACCGCGAAATCATGAACGATATTCCCATTAAATTGGTAAGGCCAAAGTTCACGGGAGATGCAAGAAAACAATTATCTCGTTATGCCGAAGCAGCGAAAAAGATGGTAGAATCAAGAGCGGCATCGCCTGAAAGTCGAAAAGTGGTCAAGTGGAATGCAGAAGACACCTTTCAATGGTTGAGAAGAACAGTGGGCGCTACTTTTGACGATTTCCAAGATAGACTCGCTCATCTGAAGCGACAATGTCAACCGCATTTGACGGCGACTGTTAAAGTCAGTGTTGAAGGTATATGcttgaaaatttatcatttgTCGACAGAATATgcaaaaaaagtgaaagataaaaacaaCCAGATTCTTAAAGACAATGGTCTTGGGGATGTTATACCGTTAGGAGGTCCAGCTAGTACGCAGAGAAAAGTTTGGTGTTATCCAGTGCAATTTTCTCTTCCTACACCGAGACTTCCACAGGTGGATTATCTCCCTGAGCGCGAGCAAATAATGCTGCGCTTTCATGGCGACACCATGTACATTAATAACACGCACTTTGCTAAACTGGAACATTTGTATAGGTATAATAGTTTTGACGACAAAAAATTTGAAATGTTTCTATCGCGTGTATGGTGCATGCTGAAACGTTATCAAACATACCTTGGAATCAATGAGGGCCATGCAACTCAAATGGCTCTTCCAGTGACCGTTTTCGAATGCCTTCAGCGATCGTTTGGTGTTACGTTCGAATGTTTTGCCTCGCCTTTGAATTGTTACTTTCGACAGTATTGTTCAGCATTCGCCGATACAGACTCTTATTTTGGATCGAGGGGACCATTCTTGGATTTTAGGCCAATTAGCGGATCGTTTCAAGCAAATCCACCTTATTGTGAGGAACTTATGGAAGCTATGGTCAATCATTTCGAGCGTCTTTTGGCTGACTCGACCGAACCTTTGTCATTTGTGGTATTTTTACCAGAATGGCGTGATCCAGCTCCTAATGCACTCATAAAACTCGAGGGTAGTCATTTTAAACGCAAACAAGTAGTAGTACCCGCTATGGAACATGAATACAGGCATGGATTTCAACATATTCTTCCAAA GGGTGAAGTAAATATCCGAGCGGTTCATGGCACGTTAGTTGTATGGTTACAAAATCCAGCTGGTGCTGCACGATGGGGACCTACGGAAGAACGAGTCGAAGCTTTATTAGAAGCGTGGCGACCTGGTCGAGAACGGGAAAGAGATAGGCAAGAGCTTCTTTCCCCGCCACGACAAACCCATCAACCGATTTCAACGACACCAGTACCTGTACCGCCAACACCAACAACACCGACGGTGCCGCCTGTACAAGCGCTACAAAGTCATCCTATATAA
- the Jmjd4 gene encoding 2-oxoglutarate and iron-dependent oxygenase JMJD4: MSILIEINNSRPTDGDVLNTVERISSTVTYNDFFFDHLMCNKPCVIGSQATESWPCRREWVSNGAPNLDVLRTLFGHTIVPVADCNRKFYNSQLKNDMSMESYLEYWLDYKRSCHAKSMPLLYLKDWHCARSFPDVPMYEVPQYFVSDWLNEYFIAHPELNDDYMFVYMGPKETWTPLHADVFTSYSWSANVVGRKRWLLFPPHEENHFRDLYGQLAYDAVSEELNDHTKYKMYDSKKLKCFDVTQEAGEIIFVPSGWHHQVWNLEDTISINHNWINGCNITNVWCALKKELRSVMKEVDDCKDMSNWNEHCQLMLKTSYGMDYKQFFEFISFIAKNRLHAMMKKSKIISFNKYHFGRNHCLFDLRALKTILEDIITDAQDLSVYNLMCENDEARVLLKNITSFFESCNIENVTFPRT, translated from the exons ATGTCAATTCTCATCGAGATTAATAATTCGCGTCCCACCGACGGGGACGTCCTTAACACGGTCGAGCGTATCAGCTCGACGGTGACGTAcaacgatttctttttcgatcATCTGATGTGCAACAAGCCGTGCGTCATCGGCTCGCAGGCAACCGAGAGCTGGCCGTGTAGGCGCGAATGGGTGTCGAACGGCGCTCCGAATCTCGATGTCCTTCGCACGCTGTTCG GACATACCATTGTCCCAGTTGCCGATTGTAACAGAAAGTTTTACaattcgcaattaaaaaatgacatgTCTATGGAGAGCTACTTGGAGTACTGGCTCGATTACAAGCGGAGCTGCCACGCCAAGTCGATGCCGTTGTTGTACCTGAAAGATTGGCATTGCGCGAGAAGTTTCCCGGATGTCCCAATGTACGAAGTGCCTCAGTATTTTGTATCCGACTGGCtgaatgaatattttattgctcATCCTGAACTAAATGACGATTATATGTTCGTGTACATGGGGCCAAAAGAGACATG GACACCGTTACACGCAGATGTTTTCACGTCGTACAGCTGGTCTGCAAACGTAGTTGGAAGAAAGAGATGGCTGCTCTTTCCTCCACACGAAGAAAACCATTTTCGTGATCTTTACGGGCAATTAGCGTACGATGCGGTTTCGGAAGAACTTAACGATCACACAAAGTACAAGATGTACGAtagtaagaaattaaaatgttttgatGTAACTCAAGAAGCAGGGGAAATTATATTTGTGCCATCTGGATGGCATCATCAAGTTTGGAATTTG gaaGATACAATTTCTATCAATCATAATTGGATCAACGGCTGTAATATCACAAATGTATGGtgtgcattaaaaaaagaattaaggtCCGTCATGAAAGAAGTCGACGATTGCAAGGATATGAGTAATTGGAATGAACATTGCCAATTAATGCTAAAAACTTCTTATGGCATGGACtataaacaatttttcgaatttatatcatttattgCTAAAAATCGTTTACATGCCATgatgaaaaaaagtaaaattatcaGTTTTAATAAGTATCATTTCGGACGTAATCATTGTTTGTTTGATTTACGAGCACTTAAAACCATATTGGAGGACATTATTACAGACGCGCAAGATTTATCTGTGTACAATTTAATGTGTGAAAATGATGAAGCAcgcgtattattaaaaaatattacttcaTTTTTTGAATCTTGTAACATTGAAAATGTAACTTTTCCACGAACATAA
- the LOC139113763 gene encoding lysophosphatidylserine lipase ABHD12 isoform X2 has protein sequence MVYWLPKKRFVRRCLTWTMKISIMVYLIIFGLLPVIFHYSYTFQKKILFLNFVQWPLKINFSNPELVGLEGARNFYLQTDQQVKIGAWQILPRSLLNNSIPTTDEAYEAVLSNAKQPVFLYMHGNSGNRASSHRLELYKLFQDLDFHVICFDYRSYGDSDVVELSEEGVVVDSKYVFEWVMKKVNGSAPVFVWGHSLGTGVSTHVLALLAAENIQPAGLFLEAPFNNIQDELTEHPFAQMFKHLPWFHWMAVEPFYKNNLRFESDKHIGKIDCPIMILHAEDDGVIPIHLAEKLYQAALDSFGNNTNRIQIIKIDSAYGLGHKYICRYKELPNIIKTFIKTYGNWTE, from the exons ATGGTGTATTGGCTACCGAAGAAGCGTTTCGTGAGAAG ATGCCTAACATGGACTATGAAGATATCTATAATGGTGTACCTTATTATATTTGGACTTCTGCctgtaatttttcattattcttatacttttcaaaaaaagatactttttttaaactttg tACAATGGCCgcttaaaataaacttttccaATCCAGAATTGGTTGGATTAGAAGGCGCTAGAAATTTTTACTTGCAAACTGATCAACAAGTTAAGATAGGTGCATG GCAGATATTACCAcgatctttattaaataactccATTCCTACAACAGATGAAGCTTATGAAGCAGTTTTAAGTAACGCTAAGCAGCCTGTATTCTTGTACATGCATGGAAACAGCGGCAATAGAGCAAGTTCGCATAGACTTGAGCTTTACAAGCTTTTTCAAGATCTGGATTTTCATGTTATATGCTTTGATTACAGAA GTTACGGCGATAGTGATGTAGTTGAGCTTTCCGAGGAGGGTGTAGTTGTGGATAGTAAATATGTTTTCGAATGGGTAATGAAAAAAGTTAATGGTTCAGCTCCAGTATTCGTATGGGGTCACTCTTTAGGGACTGG AGTCTCCACACACGTACTAGCTCTGTTAGCTGCTGAAAATATTCAACCAGCGGGATTATTTTTGGAAGCACCGTTCAATAATATACAAGATGAACTAACGGAACATCCGTTTGCACAG ATGTTCAAGCACTTACCATGGTTCCATTGGATGGCTGTTGaaccattttataaaaataatttacgattcGAATCTGATAAGCATATTGGTAAGATAGATTGCCCTATTATGATACTACATGCTGAAGACGATGGCGTAATTCCAATTCATTTGGCAGAAAAA ctTTATCAAGCGGCATTGGACAGCTTCGGAAATAATACTAATCGTAtccaaataataaaaatcgattcAGCCTATGGACTTGGACACAAGTACATTTGTAGATATAAGGAGTTACctaatataattaa gacgtttattaaaacgtaTGGAAATTGGActgagtaa
- the LOC139113763 gene encoding lysophosphatidylserine lipase ABHD12 isoform X1: MSLYLPLVAIVPIIILEIWYMGICLTWTMKISIMVYLIIFGLLPVIFHYSYTFQKKILFLNFVQWPLKINFSNPELVGLEGARNFYLQTDQQVKIGAWQILPRSLLNNSIPTTDEAYEAVLSNAKQPVFLYMHGNSGNRASSHRLELYKLFQDLDFHVICFDYRSYGDSDVVELSEEGVVVDSKYVFEWVMKKVNGSAPVFVWGHSLGTGVSTHVLALLAAENIQPAGLFLEAPFNNIQDELTEHPFAQMFKHLPWFHWMAVEPFYKNNLRFESDKHIGKIDCPIMILHAEDDGVIPIHLAEKLYQAALDSFGNNTNRIQIIKIDSAYGLGHKYICRYKELPNIIKTFIKTYGNWTE; encoded by the exons ATGTCGCTGTATCTACCATTAGTGGCAATAGTACCAATTATCATCCTTGAGATTTGGTACATGGGAAT ATGCCTAACATGGACTATGAAGATATCTATAATGGTGTACCTTATTATATTTGGACTTCTGCctgtaatttttcattattcttatacttttcaaaaaaagatactttttttaaactttg tACAATGGCCgcttaaaataaacttttccaATCCAGAATTGGTTGGATTAGAAGGCGCTAGAAATTTTTACTTGCAAACTGATCAACAAGTTAAGATAGGTGCATG GCAGATATTACCAcgatctttattaaataactccATTCCTACAACAGATGAAGCTTATGAAGCAGTTTTAAGTAACGCTAAGCAGCCTGTATTCTTGTACATGCATGGAAACAGCGGCAATAGAGCAAGTTCGCATAGACTTGAGCTTTACAAGCTTTTTCAAGATCTGGATTTTCATGTTATATGCTTTGATTACAGAA GTTACGGCGATAGTGATGTAGTTGAGCTTTCCGAGGAGGGTGTAGTTGTGGATAGTAAATATGTTTTCGAATGGGTAATGAAAAAAGTTAATGGTTCAGCTCCAGTATTCGTATGGGGTCACTCTTTAGGGACTGG AGTCTCCACACACGTACTAGCTCTGTTAGCTGCTGAAAATATTCAACCAGCGGGATTATTTTTGGAAGCACCGTTCAATAATATACAAGATGAACTAACGGAACATCCGTTTGCACAG ATGTTCAAGCACTTACCATGGTTCCATTGGATGGCTGTTGaaccattttataaaaataatttacgattcGAATCTGATAAGCATATTGGTAAGATAGATTGCCCTATTATGATACTACATGCTGAAGACGATGGCGTAATTCCAATTCATTTGGCAGAAAAA ctTTATCAAGCGGCATTGGACAGCTTCGGAAATAATACTAATCGTAtccaaataataaaaatcgattcAGCCTATGGACTTGGACACAAGTACATTTGTAGATATAAGGAGTTACctaatataattaa gacgtttattaaaacgtaTGGAAATTGGActgagtaa
- the LOC139113763 gene encoding lysophosphatidylserine lipase ABHD12 isoform X3: MNIIRCLTWTMKISIMVYLIIFGLLPVIFHYSYTFQKKILFLNFVQWPLKINFSNPELVGLEGARNFYLQTDQQVKIGAWQILPRSLLNNSIPTTDEAYEAVLSNAKQPVFLYMHGNSGNRASSHRLELYKLFQDLDFHVICFDYRSYGDSDVVELSEEGVVVDSKYVFEWVMKKVNGSAPVFVWGHSLGTGVSTHVLALLAAENIQPAGLFLEAPFNNIQDELTEHPFAQMFKHLPWFHWMAVEPFYKNNLRFESDKHIGKIDCPIMILHAEDDGVIPIHLAEKLYQAALDSFGNNTNRIQIIKIDSAYGLGHKYICRYKELPNIIKTFIKTYGNWTE; this comes from the exons ATGAACATAATAag ATGCCTAACATGGACTATGAAGATATCTATAATGGTGTACCTTATTATATTTGGACTTCTGCctgtaatttttcattattcttatacttttcaaaaaaagatactttttttaaactttg tACAATGGCCgcttaaaataaacttttccaATCCAGAATTGGTTGGATTAGAAGGCGCTAGAAATTTTTACTTGCAAACTGATCAACAAGTTAAGATAGGTGCATG GCAGATATTACCAcgatctttattaaataactccATTCCTACAACAGATGAAGCTTATGAAGCAGTTTTAAGTAACGCTAAGCAGCCTGTATTCTTGTACATGCATGGAAACAGCGGCAATAGAGCAAGTTCGCATAGACTTGAGCTTTACAAGCTTTTTCAAGATCTGGATTTTCATGTTATATGCTTTGATTACAGAA GTTACGGCGATAGTGATGTAGTTGAGCTTTCCGAGGAGGGTGTAGTTGTGGATAGTAAATATGTTTTCGAATGGGTAATGAAAAAAGTTAATGGTTCAGCTCCAGTATTCGTATGGGGTCACTCTTTAGGGACTGG AGTCTCCACACACGTACTAGCTCTGTTAGCTGCTGAAAATATTCAACCAGCGGGATTATTTTTGGAAGCACCGTTCAATAATATACAAGATGAACTAACGGAACATCCGTTTGCACAG ATGTTCAAGCACTTACCATGGTTCCATTGGATGGCTGTTGaaccattttataaaaataatttacgattcGAATCTGATAAGCATATTGGTAAGATAGATTGCCCTATTATGATACTACATGCTGAAGACGATGGCGTAATTCCAATTCATTTGGCAGAAAAA ctTTATCAAGCGGCATTGGACAGCTTCGGAAATAATACTAATCGTAtccaaataataaaaatcgattcAGCCTATGGACTTGGACACAAGTACATTTGTAGATATAAGGAGTTACctaatataattaa gacgtttattaaaacgtaTGGAAATTGGActgagtaa